ACAGATGTGAgaccaggctgtagagccaactcaatatagaacaaacagatgtgagaccaggctgtagagccaactcaatatagaacaaacagatgtgagaccaggctgtagagccaactcaatatagaacaaacagatgtgagaccaggctgtagagccaactcaatatagaacaaacagatctgggaccaggctgtagagccaattcaatatagaacaaacagatgtgagaccaggctgtagagccaactcaatatagaacaaacagatctgggaccaggctgtagagccaactcaatatagaacaaacagatgtgggatcaggctgtagagccaactcaatatagaacaaacagatgtgagaccaggctgtagagccaactcaatatagaacaaacagatgtgggatcagagccaactcaatatagaacaaacagatgtgagaccaggctgtagagccaactcaatatagaaacaaacagatgtgggaccaggctgtagagccaactcaatatagaacaaacagatctgggaccaggctgtaggactcaatatagaacaaactgatagagccaactcaatatagaacaaacagatctgggaccaggctgtagagccaactcaatatagaacaaacagatgtgagaccaggctgtagagccaactcaatatagaacaaacagatgtgagaccaggctgtagagccaactcaatatagaacaaacagatctgggaccaggctgtagagccaactcaatatagaacaaacagatgtgggaccaggctgtagagccaactcaatatagaacaaacagatctgggaccaggctgtagagccaactcaatatagaacaaacagatgtgagaccaggctgtagagccaactcaatatagaacaaacagatctgggaccaggctgtagagccaactcaatatagaacaaacagatctgggaccaggctgtagagccaactcaatatagaacaaacagatctgggaccaggctgtagagccaactcaatatagaacaaacagatgtgagaccaggctgtagagccaactcaatatagaacaaacagatgtgggatcaggctgtagagccaactcaatatagaacaaacagatgtgagaccaggctgtagagccaactcaatatagaacaaacagatctgggaccaggctgtagagccaactcaatatagaacaaacagatgtgggaccaggctgtagagccaactcaatatagaacaaacagatgtgagaccaggctgtagagccaactcaatatagaacaaacagatctgggaccaggctgtagagccaactcaatatagaacaaacagatgtgggaccaggctgtagagccaactcaatatagaacaaacagatgtgagaccaggctgtagagccaactcaatatagaacaaacagatctgggaccaggctgtagagccaactcaatatagaacaaacagatgtgggaccaggctgtagagccaactcaatatagaacaaacagatgtgagaccaggctgtagagccaactcaatatagaacaaacagatgtgagaccaggctgtagagccaactcaatatagaacaaGGCTAGATGCATTGCTATGCAGTTGGCAaatgcacaaacagatctgggaccaggctagatgcATTGTCATTTAGGAGCAGAAAATGAAAGGgcacacatacattttattttggataacagactttatttacataaatacATGTTTAAAACATGTGTCTTTAGGATGTCTGTTCAGATGCAGAAGAAGCTCTGTTTCCATGGCAACGTTTCCTGAAGACCAGGTATTTATTATACTGTTGCATCTCTATCTGGGaaatgttggggaataatcagaattggttggtaacataggtaagatgttttatattcatcatatgtttgtaagttacttctcatcagaatggtatttttgtataatactgtggcgaggttgcagtatctgttctatgtcaagactaagttgcatgggccgctgagaggggagaggtcaaagtgttatcatgtgtaaacatatcttttgctccactgtgtctgtgtgccagtcactccctacttttcccatcggggagaggaggatggcagtgtctggaatcattctatgctctccgtgagtttgtccaggattggttgtgtttagaattggttgtatctaaatgacaatttgatatatgcctgttgatatggaggattggtttatggttctgggtttgagtaaggagacaaagctgaatgatttattatgtctatgctgtctgactatgtgtgttctttgctattaacttcttgcgtcgagccatcccggatccgggatcgtgaatacagcctcaagctcattaccataacgcaacgttaactattcatgaaaatcgcaaatgaaattaaataaatatgctagctctcaagcttagccttttgttaacaacactgtcatctcagattttcaaaaatatgcttctcaaccatagcaaaacaagcatttgtgtaacagcatttagcgttagccaagcatttagcgttagcattcagcaggcaacattttcacgaaaaccattcaaataaaatcatttacctttgaagaacttctgatgttttcaatgaggagactcagttagatagcaaatgttcagtttttcctgaaagatgatttgtttaggagaaatcgctccattaagaaaaaaaatgtatccaggattgtgtaaatctatcagcaagctcattagcataacacaacgttaactattcatgaaaatcgcaaatgaaatgaaatcaatatgctagctctcaagcttgaatggaatgttggagccataaccccataggttccatagacagtatgaaatgttggagccataaccccataggttccatagaccgtatgaaatgttggagccatgaccccataggttccatagacagtatgacaCGTTGAAGCCATAACCCCATAGGTTCCATAGACAGTATGAAATGTTGGAGCCATAACCCCATAGGTTCCATAGACAGTATGAAATGTTGGAGCCATAACCCCATAGgttccatagacagtatgacattttggagccataaccccataggttccatagacagacagtatgAAATGTTGGAGCCATGACCCCATATGTTCCATAGACAGTATGAAATGTTGGAGCCATAACCCCATAGGTTCCATAGACAGTATGAAATGTTGGAGCCATAACCCCATAGGTTCCATAGACAGTATGAAATGTTGGAGCCATGACCCCATAGGTTCCATAGACAGTATGAAATGTTGGAGCCCATAACCCCATAGGTTCCATAGACAGTATGAAATGTTGGAGCCATAACCCCATAGGTTCCATAGACAGTATGAAATGTTGGAGCCCATAACCCCATAGGTTCCATAGACAGTATGAAATGTTGGAGCCATAACCCCATAGGTTCCATAGACAGTATGAAATGTTGGAGCCATGACCCCATAGGTTCCATAGACAGTATGAAATGTTGGAGCCATAACCCCATAGGTTCCATAGACAGAATGGAATGTTGGAGCCATAACCCCATAGGTTCCATAGACAGTATGAAATGTTGGAGCCATAACCCCATAGGTTCCATAGACAGTATGAAATGTTGGAGCCATAACCCCATAGGTTCCATAGGCAGTATGAAATGTTGGAGCCATAACCCTATAGGTTCCATAGACAGTATGAAATGTTTGAGCCATAACCCCATAGGTTCCATAGACAGTATGAAATGTTGGAGCCATAACCCCATAGGTTCCATAGACAGTATGAAATGTTGGAGCCATGACCCCATAGGTTCCATAGACAGTATGAAATGTTGGAGCCATGACCCCATAGGTTCCATAGACAGTATGAAATGTTGGAGCCATAACCCCATAGGTTCCATAGACAGTATGAAATGTTGGAGCCATGACCCCATAGGTTCCATAGGCAGTATGAAATGTTGGAGCCATAACCCCATAGGTTCCATAGACAGTATGAAATGTTTGAGCCATAACCCCATAGGTTCCATAGACAGTATGAAATGTTGGAGCCATGACCCCATAGGTTCCATAGACAGTATGAAATGTTGGAGCCATGACCCCATAGGTTCCATAGACAGTATGAAATGTTGGAGCCATAACCCCATAGGTTCCATAGACAGTATGAAATGTTGGAGCCATAACCCCATAGGTTCCATAGACAGTATGAAATGTTGGAGCCATGACCCCATAGGTTCCATAGACAGTATGAAATGTTGGAGCCTTAACCCCATAGGTTCCATAGACAGTATGAAATGTTGGAGCCATGACCCCATAGGTTCCATAGACAGTATGAAATGTTGGAGCCATGACCCCATAGGTTCCATAGACAGTATGAAATGTTGGAGCCATAACCCCATAGGTTCCATAGACAGTATGAAATGTTGGAGCCATAACCCCATAGGTTCCATAGACAGTATGAAATGTTGGAGCCATAACCCCATAGGTTCCATAGACAGTATGAAATGTTGGAGCCATGACCCCATAGGTTCCATAGACAGTAATTACAATGTGAGCATGTTTAGTGCGTCGGGATGTAAGATTGATATGAGAAATACAAGAAAGCCTCTACCAACAACCAACGACCATACAGAATCAGAGAGGTCAGATAACAAGAGGGTTCAGAGTAATGGACTGTTGTAGTATCTACCTCTATATCATggcatctatatatatatattagacttTATATAGTTCTAGTATCTACCTCTATATCAtggtatctatatatatatatatatatattagacttCATATAGTTCTAGTATCTAACTCTATATCatggtatatatgtatatatatatatattatactttaTATAGTTCTAGTATCTACCTATATATATTAGACTTTATAGGGTTCTAGTGTCTAACTGTATATCTTGTATCTCTAttcagttgaagtttacatacaccttagtcaaatacatttaaactccattttcacaattcctgacatttaatcctagtaaaaattccctttcttaggtcagttaggatcaccactttattttaagaatgtgaaatgtcagaataataatcaagagaataatttctttcatcacattcccagcgagtcagaagttcacatacactcaattagtatttggtagcattgcctttaaattgtttaacttttgttttgtctttcataccatgtcatgtgtcttctcagtcatgttgacactggtctactaccaggtcatgtgtcttctcagtcatgttgacactggtctactaccaggtcatgtgtcttctcagtcatgttgacactggtctactaccaggtcatgtgtcttctcagtcatgttgacactggtctactaccaggggcctgttgcacaaaactaggataagggattaagccaggatatcttggtgatcctggctcaattgatccgtaatccggttgcactaaagatggatagggggcaggaggatatgttatggtataaattaccatggagatttattctgtggagctagcctgctccagaccaggctaaattccaggatctatttaatctcatccctaatgtcagtcagcagtcaccacaaatggaaaccaatagttatttcactgctcactatacattgttatcacatataactagacccactgttatttaaacgtttgtgatcattaatttcaatgattttggataaaaaatgatttttagatgatgttgctatcattagataatttagtttcccatagactataaggctatatataaaatgatagaatattagggccacagaggggaaaaaaacacaagtcataatattgtaaccagttgttttaaaggaggacagttgttaaaatgacagatgtggggcatttcgtgaagttgtacttcagtatggtttcataaacaaagacatgctgatgtgccagaatattaagtatcacattgtcataagtatcaaaactgtaaaaacaatatgtagctttttctgcagaaagaaccagcctcataaatttatgactttatcctttttcttcagtgtggccctagtactctggcatataaacaaatacacattccatatgaatataaaaacacaatgtgtaacattatgttcctttattgaataaggacaaaacaaagcaggtaaaccatcagctcctttcgaaactgaagtcacagtgactctacaagatggaaagcacagaatccaagcatattatacaaaatgatacatacacattcaaaggtctgtatataacacaccctgcatgtctgcacactaaaataaatgcaggacaaatccatacacatcaactgaacagacaaatgaatggatgcagtagcctccctgcagccttgtattacacacagtataccgcacaaacatcataagaggccaaattcgtcaaaaacgaacccaaaaaaaccaaattcctctgccaccgcaggacatatttaaccaaaattgaaagcacacatactaactaaaataattcaacacatattggtccctcagcagccgaccactgtcgtcatcagggaagattgccggattgtcccagtccatggctggtggccctctccttcctcaggcaggccacattgtggaggacagcacaagccacagtaatatcacatgccctaacagggctgacccttaatttgtgaaggcagtgaaagcgtgccttcaggaggccaaaggtcatttcaactctggccctggtcctggcatgggcatggttgtaggcctgctgtgcttcctgggggtctgtgaaaggtgtcaggagaaaaggctggcagccataccccctgtctcccagcaacacaccagagaattcacctgtcaacacaaaatctcatcattactacctcataaacacagtgatattcttgacacagccatgatggttataaataggggttgtgtggcttaccttgtgatagatttcagaggcccgaaagattctggagtcatggactgagccaggccattttgccacaacattgctgatcacacagtcagcattgcagaccatctgaaatcataagatgaggaatattacaccaatcaatgtacatcactggcaatgcagagtgttcgtcaatggacaatatcaaaaagttatgttcacctgaacattaatgctgtgaaaggatttcctattcacaaaaatcggcctcatgggcacctgcggggcttttatccttatgtgtgtgcagtccactgcaccaatgacattggggaaacctgtcacacaaagtaatgagtatcctactatgtgttaacagttgtcctgtaatttgtagatcctcttacctgcaatcctatagaactcctctttgatgtcactgagtcttctgtggccagggaaggagatgaagacatctgctaatgctttgatagccagacacacactccttattgtgcggcaaattgtggccttgttcagcatccccactgagtacaggaaggctccactagcaaaaaagcgcaaggccacacaaaccatttgctccacactcagtgcatggctccgtgcagtgcggtgcttaatcctgggacccagtagtctgcatagatacctgatgccatctgcagaaaacctgtatctttcatatagatggtcatcagggaaggccagtgggtccaaccggccctgaagaccctttctcgcctgaaggctctcctcagcacaagtgcttcttcatccaccacatctcgcacgaatgggcatgccattgtcagagcagaaaggaacacacaattttgggccttcatataggctagtggccacacctggtgctgggggtgggcaaaagagggcgatgccttataacgatgacttggttgtactgattgctgggaaaataaaaaaaccttagaaagatgccaccgtcctgtgtgctcacaataagagctcatatgtcatggctcacttgactttacgagaatatacctaatttttattttgagctgtgtcatcttcttggagctggggaggaaagaaaaataatgattaatacatttgtgttacagttagcatacagtgtacattgaaggcatatctcacctccctctcaagtttttatttcaaggtccagtttcctaattgtcctcttttttatttcggactccagtgcaagattttccatctttttcttcttgtactgaatgtctatgtctgccagttctatttggcgccggaggtggttgccatacaactttctgatagcttgtgagctctgtgaacacaatacaattagcgcagctggaatttggcaggatgtggtgtccttttattaatatgcactatgttgccaggctggttttcccactgtatagcatctgggtcctgtaaaagaaattagatttttgattttgatgaggactcctcaccattgtagagtaaatagtactttcacagtcttaacatgatacctcatgccttctggaatccagagagatggtctcctcctcatcattgtctccatcatgtgctgttgctgctgcactggggccttcaccctatcacatttaatcggattcatattgaagctagtagacaagacatgccaggcctacagtatgcctttgatggagtactcactggatcagcatcgtctggtgcttgtgctggtggctctaacaggaacacagtgctgccaggcactgcaaggcaataggtaaaccaaagtcagacagtccaaattgattcaatatgaatgtggttgtatcccatgtagagatggaaggacataccttgaatgaagcgggtggcatcttgggaggaacctatgctcgtctctttccccccagggatcccctctaagacgggcctgcctttatttagcgccaaggccatgtcctctgctggggtaaggtcagcctttggtgacccaccacccgtgccttgtctgtgggtattctttttcactgctaaaacagtacagacaatgtgtgagcaggcaccttctgggtacaatatatgcttgtgctttgttaaatattagtcagggaccataccattctgcagaatgttcttgtatttgattttgacctgctgccatgtccattttggcccgttcatgtttaatctacacacacacacacacacacacacacacacaccacatttaatggagtcacactgcaaaaaattacttggtatttttgtcttgttttcagtaaaaatatcaaaaaatttatcatagctttatacagtgtgatggagttactttacacaatttcactcatatctgcagtgcatttcaattaaaaatgtaaccgtttcataattacagtacaactgcatttttggagatgtgaattaaatatttgaattgtaattgtgatgtttcagcggagcggtgagtgtgtaattgtgcacta
This genomic interval from Oncorhynchus nerka isolate Pitt River unplaced genomic scaffold, Oner_Uvic_2.0 unplaced_scaffold_1781, whole genome shotgun sequence contains the following:
- the LOC135567801 gene encoding uncharacterized protein LOC135567801, with the translated sequence MATRAAYFSPSEAQILMEAYEEVKDIIKKKGNTATVIKQREKAWQSIADRLNALNMNGPKWTWQQVKIKYKNILQNAVKKNTHRQGTGGGSPKADLTPAEDMALALNKGRPVLEGIPGGKETSIGSSQDATRFIQVPGSTVFLLEPPAQAPDDADPGEGPSAAATAHDGDNDEEETISLDSRRHEDPDAIQWENQPGNIVHINKRTPHPAKFQLR